A window of Zingiber officinale cultivar Zhangliang chromosome 5A, Zo_v1.1, whole genome shotgun sequence contains these coding sequences:
- the LOC121981427 gene encoding glutamic acid-rich protein-like: protein MVRTWPAYFINGYNFHTENYGMGKTTMNSGVYVKSSNDGDASNDFYGLLDEILEIEYPGPEMRVILFMCRWFDPIKGMKVHPRYNLVEINHKRLYKKYEPFVLAQQAIQVFYASYPSLKRDKVDWWAVCKTKARKKIEERWEDIAYQQEKVTNTFHTEEYIIPTLRDPSGVVINVDATEIDIDDDDDDDDDKEEEEEEEEEEEEDDDDDDDDDDDEDDNDNEDFDFL, encoded by the coding sequence ATGGTACGCACTTGGCCAGcttatttcataaatggatataattttcatactgaAAATTATGGAATGGGAAAAACTACAATGAATAGTGGAGTTTATGTTAAGTCATCCAATGATGGAGAtgcaagcaatgatttttatggtttgctGGATGAAATTTTAGAGATAGAATATCCTGGCCCAGAAATGCGAGTAATTCTATTCATGTGTCGTTGGTTTGACCCTATCAaagggatgaaggtgcatccacgatataatttggttgaaataaatcataagagattgtaCAAGaaatatgaaccatttgtgttggcacagCAAGCAATTCAAGTTTTCTATGCTTCATATCCTAGTCTGAAACGTGACAAAGTTGATTGGTGGGCCGTTTGTAAAACGAAAGCACGGAAAAAAATTGAGGAACGTTGGGAGGACATTGCTTATCAACAAGAGAAAGTTACAAATACATTTCAtactgaggaatatattattccaacgttACGAGATCCCAGCGGAGTAGTCATAAACGTAGATGCAACTGAAATTgatattgatgatgatgatgatgatgatgatgataaggaggaggaggaggaggaggaggaggaggaggaggaggatgacgacgacgacgacgatgatgatgacgacgaggatgataatgacaatgaggactttgattttttgtaa